A single region of the Plantactinospora soyae genome encodes:
- a CDS encoding DUF58 domain-containing protein, with product MREAMRGLTTRGRSFLAAAVAAAISALILGEKDLLRVAILLGVLPLLAALYVGRSRYKLACSRSLEPHRVPVGASSRVVLRLQNMSRLPTGTLLLEDRLPYALGSRPRVVLERLGAHQASSVAYTVRADVRGRYEVGPLVIRLTDPFGLCELTRAFPSVDPLTVIPQVTPLPSVRLAGEYAGTGDSRARSVAVHGEDDAATREYRRGDDLRRVHWKSTARTGELMVRREEQPWESRATVVLDTRSFAHRGEGPTASFEWAVSAAASIAVHLRQAGYKLRLVTDSGIDTHANDAGGEGLLLDHLADVRLTQRGDVATLVERVRQRSDGGLVIALLGTLTTAEAELLTGLRSNGTTCVAFLVDSSTWLNLTPQARAEANHAHGAAALGLMQSGWRVVGVEHGSKLPALWPQAARGSQGFAWRAVSAETVAGGVR from the coding sequence GTGCGCGAGGCGATGCGCGGACTCACCACCCGGGGGCGGTCCTTCCTCGCCGCCGCCGTGGCGGCGGCGATCTCCGCGCTGATCCTCGGCGAGAAGGATCTGCTCCGGGTGGCCATCCTGCTCGGGGTGCTTCCGCTGCTGGCCGCCCTGTACGTCGGCCGCAGCCGCTACAAGCTCGCCTGCAGCCGCTCACTGGAACCGCACCGGGTGCCGGTGGGCGCCAGTTCCCGGGTGGTGCTGCGACTGCAGAACATGTCCCGGCTGCCGACCGGGACACTGCTGCTCGAGGACCGGCTGCCGTACGCTCTCGGTAGCCGTCCCCGGGTGGTCCTGGAACGTCTGGGGGCGCACCAGGCGAGTTCGGTGGCGTACACGGTACGGGCCGACGTGCGGGGCCGGTACGAGGTCGGGCCGCTGGTCATCCGGCTGACCGACCCGTTCGGGCTCTGCGAGCTGACCCGCGCCTTCCCGAGCGTCGACCCACTCACCGTCATCCCGCAGGTCACCCCGCTGCCCTCGGTCCGGCTCGCCGGCGAGTACGCGGGCACCGGGGACAGCCGGGCCCGCTCGGTGGCGGTACACGGCGAGGACGACGCCGCCACCCGGGAGTACCGGCGCGGGGACGACCTGCGCCGGGTGCACTGGAAGTCCACCGCACGCACGGGTGAGCTGATGGTGCGCCGGGAGGAGCAGCCCTGGGAGAGCCGGGCGACGGTGGTGCTGGACACCCGGTCGTTCGCGCACCGGGGCGAGGGACCGACCGCGAGCTTCGAGTGGGCGGTCTCGGCGGCGGCGAGTATCGCCGTACACCTGCGGCAGGCCGGCTACAAGCTCCGGCTGGTCACCGACTCCGGAATCGACACGCACGCGAACGACGCCGGCGGCGAGGGCCTGCTGCTGGACCACCTCGCCGATGTCCGGCTGACCCAGCGGGGCGACGTGGCGACACTCGTCGAACGGGTCCGGCAGCGGTCCGACGGTGGGCTCGTCATCGCCCTGCTCGGCACGCTGACCACCGCCGAGGCGGAGTTGCTGACCGGACTGCGCAGCAACGGCACCACCTGCGTCGCCTTCCTGGTGGACAGCTCGACCTGGCTCAACCTCACGCCGCAGGCCCGGGCGGAGGCGAACCACGCGCACGGCGCGGCCGCCCTCGGCCTGATGCAGAGCGGCTGGCGGGTGGTCGGCGTCGAACACGGCAGCAAGCTGCCGGCGCTCTGGCCGCAGGCGGCTCGCGGCTCGCAGGGTTTCGCCTGGCGGGCCGTGTCGGCCGAGACGGTGGCCGGCGGGGTGCGATGA
- a CDS encoding ThuA domain-containing protein, producing MIGRTRTSLTRRLAQFLALFLALATVFAQPAYGTARAAAAPAFNVIAFYNGTWDAAHISFVKEANQRFPQLAAEHNFSYTATTDWSRLNAANLAQYQVVMFLDDLPPAAQRPAFEQYMRGGGGWLGFHVSAFTTNPGGWDWYHNQFLGTGAFQSNTWGPTTAVLRVEDRAHPSTVRLPATFTSAVSEWYSWSRDLRTNPNIDILASVDPSSFPLGTDPNQTWRSGYYPIMWTNTNYKMLYANFGHNAMDYANNVPLSSTFASEVQNRFLIDGLLWLGGGGGTTPPPSDPISPTAWYSLVNRGSGKCVDARAAGTTNGTAIQQYACNTSLAQQYQFQPTSGGHVRVNNRANSAQVIDVTNVSTADNAAIQLWSYGGGNNQQWQAVPETGGYHRLVNRLSGKCLDVPGASTADSVQLVQYACNGSAAQSFRLVQR from the coding sequence ATGATCGGCCGTACCCGCACCAGCCTGACCCGACGACTGGCCCAGTTCCTCGCGCTGTTCCTGGCGCTGGCCACCGTCTTCGCCCAGCCCGCCTACGGCACTGCCCGAGCCGCCGCCGCCCCGGCCTTCAACGTGATCGCCTTCTACAACGGCACCTGGGACGCGGCCCACATCAGCTTCGTCAAGGAAGCCAACCAGCGGTTTCCGCAGCTCGCCGCCGAGCACAACTTCTCCTACACCGCCACCACTGACTGGAGCCGGCTCAACGCCGCCAACCTGGCCCAGTACCAGGTGGTGATGTTCCTGGACGACCTGCCGCCGGCCGCGCAGCGCCCGGCGTTTGAGCAGTACATGCGGGGTGGCGGCGGCTGGCTCGGCTTCCACGTCTCCGCGTTCACCACCAACCCGGGCGGCTGGGACTGGTACCACAACCAGTTCCTCGGCACCGGCGCGTTCCAGTCCAACACCTGGGGACCGACCACCGCCGTGCTGCGGGTCGAGGACCGCGCCCACCCGTCCACCGTCCGGCTGCCCGCCACCTTCACCTCGGCGGTGAGCGAGTGGTACAGCTGGAGCCGCGACCTGCGGACCAACCCGAACATCGACATCCTGGCCTCGGTCGACCCGAGCAGCTTCCCGCTCGGCACCGACCCCAACCAGACCTGGCGCAGCGGCTACTACCCGATCATGTGGACGAACACCAACTACAAGATGTTGTACGCGAACTTCGGCCACAACGCGATGGACTACGCCAACAACGTGCCGCTGTCCTCCACCTTCGCCAGCGAGGTGCAGAACCGGTTCCTGATCGACGGGCTGCTCTGGCTCGGCGGGGGCGGCGGTACCACTCCCCCACCGTCCGACCCGATCTCCCCGACCGCCTGGTACAGCCTGGTCAACCGGGGCAGCGGCAAGTGTGTCGACGCCCGGGCCGCCGGCACCACCAACGGCACCGCCATCCAGCAGTACGCCTGCAACACGAGCCTCGCCCAGCAGTACCAGTTCCAGCCGACCAGCGGCGGCCACGTACGGGTGAACAACCGCGCGAACAGCGCCCAGGTGATCGACGTGACGAACGTGTCCACCGCCGACAACGCCGCGATCCAGCTCTGGAGCTACGGCGGCGGCAACAACCAGCAGTGGCAGGCGGTACCGGAGACCGGCGGCTACCACCGGCTGGTGAACCGGCTCAGCGGAAAGTGCCTGGACGTCCCGGGCGCCTCCACCGCCGACAGCGTGCAACTGGTGCAGTACGCCTGCAACGGCAGCGCCGCCCAGTCGTTCCGGCTCGTACAGCGGTAG
- the dinB gene encoding DNA polymerase IV — MGRSQSVPRGSDPRFGADADDSGCPILHVDMDAFFVAVEVRRRPELRGRPVVVGGTGPRGVVSSASYEAREYGVRSAMPAMRARALCPSAIFLPPDFDQYTAASRAVMEIFRDVTPLVEPLSLDEAFLHVGGARRLIGRPAEIARLIRARVVEQERLTCSVGVASTKFVAKLGSTRAKPDGMIVVPADQVLEFLHPLPVEALWGVGERAAESLRRLGLTTVRDIAEAPIGMLRGSLGEAAASHLHELSWGRDPRGVSPEQVEKSIGAEVTFDTDLADREVLRRALLGLAEKVGVRLRRAGQVGRTISIKVRFADFRTVNRSRTLGGPTDVAREVFDTAWALFDALGPGDRIRLLGVRVEGLSAVDETPQQLTLGAPEHGWRDAEAAADAAAARFGRSMVRPASLLGRDNPRRTENPARP; from the coding sequence ATGGGTCGCAGCCAGTCCGTGCCACGGGGCAGTGATCCGCGCTTCGGCGCGGACGCCGACGATTCCGGCTGCCCGATCCTGCACGTCGACATGGACGCGTTCTTCGTCGCGGTCGAGGTGCGGCGCCGGCCCGAGCTGCGCGGCCGGCCCGTCGTGGTCGGCGGGACGGGCCCGCGCGGCGTGGTCAGTTCGGCCAGCTACGAGGCCCGCGAGTACGGCGTGCGCAGCGCCATGCCGGCGATGCGAGCTCGGGCGCTCTGCCCCTCGGCGATCTTCCTGCCGCCCGACTTCGACCAGTACACGGCGGCGTCCCGGGCGGTGATGGAGATCTTCCGTGACGTGACGCCACTGGTCGAGCCACTCTCCCTGGACGAGGCGTTCCTGCACGTCGGCGGCGCCCGTCGGCTGATCGGCCGGCCGGCCGAGATCGCCCGGCTGATCCGTGCCCGGGTCGTGGAGCAAGAGCGGCTGACCTGTTCGGTCGGGGTGGCGTCGACCAAGTTCGTGGCCAAGCTCGGCTCGACCCGGGCCAAGCCGGACGGGATGATCGTGGTTCCCGCCGACCAGGTGCTGGAGTTCCTGCATCCGTTGCCGGTCGAGGCGTTGTGGGGGGTGGGGGAGCGGGCGGCGGAGAGCCTGCGTCGGCTCGGCCTGACCACCGTCCGCGACATCGCCGAGGCGCCGATCGGGATGCTGCGGGGCAGCCTGGGCGAGGCGGCCGCGTCCCACCTGCACGAACTGTCCTGGGGACGGGATCCCCGGGGAGTCAGTCCGGAGCAGGTGGAGAAGTCGATCGGGGCAGAGGTCACCTTCGACACCGACCTGGCCGACCGGGAGGTGCTCCGCCGGGCCCTGCTCGGGCTCGCCGAGAAGGTGGGCGTACGCCTGCGTCGGGCCGGGCAGGTGGGGCGGACGATTTCGATCAAGGTCCGATTCGCCGACTTCCGTACGGTAAACCGGTCTCGTACGCTCGGCGGCCCGACCGACGTCGCCCGTGAGGTTTTTGACACCGCCTGGGCACTCTTCGACGCGCTCGGCCCGGGTGACCGGATCCGGCTCCTCGGCGTCCGGGTCGAGGGGCTCAGCGCCGTCGACGAGACGCCGCAGCAGCTCACCCTGGGTGCGCCGGAGCACGGCTGGCGGGACGCGGAGGCTGCGGCGGACGCCGCCGCCGCCCGATTCGGGCGTTCAATGGTGCGTCCAGCGAGCCTGTTGGGGCGCGACAACCCGCGCCGGACGGAAAATCCGGCGCGGCCATAG
- a CDS encoding transglutaminase TgpA family protein codes for MRGRRHLGFVAAAATLLAAAPLSTIYDRWTWLVECAVVVGMVAGTATLVRWWRGPVWAQGLGMLVALLLGLTWIFPSGEEFLALLPTPGTITHFGSLVAASGEDMRSYGVPVQDIDSLLFLTAFGVGTVAIVVDLLTVGLRRPALAGLPMLAIYSVPVAVHVDSVSAVPFVIGAVGFLWLLAADNVDRVRHFGRRFTGDGRDVDVWEPSPLAAAGRRLAVIGVAVAVLLPLAVPGMTSGLLSQLNASGSGDGNGPAGLGGSPGRINLFAQLSGELNRSEVRDMVRVTTEDPEPFYLRFAVADEFRRQGFVPRTPNGEQVTAPLPDPRRLNRASQGITRTAHQASVEVLDFVMPFLPVYAEPVATRGMDGNWRYDPTMQVVYSNRASSKGRKYSFDYVRSEYSPQALAAAESLPEGHSLRTLYTRVEPSADVEALVARLTEDKRNDYERVRAIYDYFSRENGFSYQLSTEGGTSGQDIVNFLTNKAGFCQQYAAAMTWLVRQAGIPARVAFGFTNGNNRRENTYTLTNLNLHAWTEVYFADIGWVPFDPTPAANVPGSLRSDYAPDPDRPDLPSPTTDTSAGPAADPSAGPETSAGPEEAFDGTSADGGGVVQDSGPSWPMYVLGVAVLLALLLSVPALRRVLLRRRRQVRVAAAAGTLATVAGNGDATPGVARVVLSDSELARARADAHAAWDELVDTLVDFRIRVDPAETPRTTADRLVREELSAGPAGEAVRLLGRAEERARYAREPLRHGPLVDALRSVRRELSAGADRRTRIMAATLPPSVLFRWRSAIMDMSAGFVGLSGRLRDRMLRWSPRRILASRPSR; via the coding sequence ATGAGGGGACGCCGTCATCTGGGGTTCGTGGCCGCGGCGGCCACCCTGCTCGCCGCCGCCCCGCTCTCCACGATCTACGACCGGTGGACCTGGCTGGTGGAGTGCGCCGTCGTGGTCGGCATGGTCGCCGGCACGGCGACGCTGGTCCGCTGGTGGCGGGGGCCGGTCTGGGCGCAGGGGCTCGGCATGCTCGTCGCGCTGCTGCTCGGACTGACCTGGATCTTCCCGAGCGGCGAGGAGTTCCTGGCCCTGCTGCCCACCCCGGGCACCATCACCCACTTCGGCTCCCTGGTCGCGGCCTCGGGCGAGGACATGCGGTCGTACGGGGTGCCGGTGCAGGACATCGACTCGCTGCTCTTCCTGACGGCGTTCGGGGTCGGCACGGTGGCGATCGTGGTGGACCTGCTCACCGTCGGATTGCGCCGCCCGGCCCTGGCCGGACTGCCGATGCTGGCGATCTACTCGGTTCCGGTGGCGGTGCACGTCGACAGCGTCTCGGCGGTGCCGTTCGTCATCGGGGCGGTCGGCTTCCTGTGGCTGCTGGCCGCGGACAACGTCGACCGGGTCCGCCACTTCGGGCGCCGGTTCACCGGTGACGGGCGGGACGTGGACGTCTGGGAGCCGTCGCCGCTGGCCGCCGCAGGTCGCCGCCTGGCGGTGATCGGCGTCGCCGTCGCGGTGCTGCTGCCCCTGGCCGTGCCCGGGATGACCTCGGGGCTGCTCAGCCAACTGAACGCGAGTGGTAGCGGCGATGGCAACGGCCCGGCCGGCCTCGGCGGCTCACCGGGGCGGATCAACCTCTTCGCCCAGCTCAGCGGGGAACTCAACCGCTCCGAGGTCCGCGACATGGTCCGGGTGACGACGGAGGATCCGGAGCCGTTCTACCTACGGTTCGCGGTCGCCGACGAGTTCCGGCGCCAGGGCTTCGTTCCGCGTACCCCGAACGGCGAGCAGGTGACGGCCCCGCTTCCGGATCCCCGCCGGCTGAACCGGGCGTCCCAGGGCATCACCCGCACCGCGCACCAGGCCAGCGTCGAGGTGCTCGACTTCGTCATGCCGTTCCTACCGGTGTACGCCGAGCCGGTGGCCACCCGGGGCATGGACGGCAACTGGCGTTACGACCCGACCATGCAGGTCGTGTACTCCAACCGGGCGTCGTCGAAGGGGCGGAAGTACTCCTTCGACTACGTACGGTCGGAGTACAGCCCGCAGGCGCTGGCGGCCGCCGAGTCACTTCCGGAGGGGCACTCGCTGCGCACCCTCTACACCCGGGTCGAGCCGTCGGCCGACGTCGAGGCGCTCGTCGCGCGGCTCACCGAGGACAAGCGGAACGACTACGAACGCGTCCGGGCGATCTACGACTACTTCTCCCGGGAGAACGGCTTCAGCTACCAGCTCAGCACCGAGGGTGGCACCAGCGGGCAGGACATCGTCAACTTCCTCACCAACAAGGCCGGCTTCTGCCAGCAGTACGCCGCCGCGATGACCTGGCTGGTCCGGCAGGCGGGCATCCCCGCCCGGGTCGCCTTCGGGTTCACCAACGGCAACAACCGGCGGGAGAACACGTACACCCTGACCAACCTGAACCTGCACGCCTGGACCGAGGTCTACTTCGCGGACATCGGCTGGGTCCCGTTCGATCCCACACCGGCGGCTAACGTTCCCGGTTCGTTGCGCTCGGACTACGCGCCGGACCCGGACCGGCCCGACCTGCCCAGCCCGACGACGGACACGAGTGCCGGTCCCGCGGCCGACCCGTCGGCCGGACCGGAGACGTCCGCCGGGCCTGAGGAGGCCTTCGACGGTACGTCCGCCGACGGCGGCGGCGTGGTCCAGGACAGCGGTCCGAGTTGGCCGATGTACGTGCTCGGCGTGGCGGTGCTGCTGGCGCTGCTGCTCAGCGTGCCCGCCCTACGCCGGGTCCTGCTCCGCCGGAGACGTCAGGTCCGGGTGGCCGCAGCGGCCGGCACCCTGGCCACCGTGGCGGGGAACGGCGACGCGACGCCGGGAGTCGCACGGGTGGTGCTCAGCGATTCGGAGCTGGCCCGGGCCCGGGCGGATGCGCACGCCGCCTGGGACGAATTGGTCGACACCCTGGTCGACTTCCGGATCCGGGTGGATCCCGCGGAGACTCCCCGGACGACGGCCGACCGGCTGGTGCGCGAGGAACTCTCCGCCGGACCCGCCGGAGAGGCGGTACGCCTGCTGGGCCGGGCCGAGGAACGGGCCCGGTACGCCCGGGAGCCGTTGCGGCACGGTCCGTTGGTCGACGCCCTCCGCTCGGTACGGCGGGAACTCAGTGCCGGTGCCGATCGGCGTACCCGGATCATGGCGGCCACCCTGCCGCCGTCAGTGCTGTTCCGCTGGCGGTCGGCGATCATGGACATGTCGGCCGGTTTCGTCGGCCTGAGCGGTCGGCTGCGGGATCGCATGCTGCGGTGGAGCCCGCGCCGGATACTCGCCAGCCGTCCGTCCCGCTGA
- a CDS encoding DUF3040 domain-containing protein, with translation MPLSEHEQRLFEQIEQSLAEDPKFASAVRASDPRFHARRRLLVAISVIVAGLALVVYGTVSKTPLLGVAGFVVMLGAAAFAMLSQRRAQSPDLHVVGGTTSRRVRGRRLSFVDRLEERWRQRPEGHR, from the coding sequence GTGCCGCTCTCGGAGCACGAGCAGCGGCTGTTCGAGCAGATCGAGCAGTCGCTTGCCGAGGACCCTAAGTTCGCCTCGGCTGTGCGTGCCAGCGACCCGCGTTTCCACGCGCGACGTCGCCTGCTCGTCGCGATCAGCGTGATAGTCGCTGGCCTTGCATTGGTTGTCTACGGCACGGTGAGCAAAACTCCGCTGCTCGGAGTAGCGGGCTTCGTGGTGATGCTCGGTGCGGCCGCGTTCGCGATGCTGTCGCAGCGTCGGGCGCAGTCACCGGATCTGCACGTGGTCGGCGGCACCACCAGCCGTCGGGTCCGCGGGCGACGCCTGTCGTTCGTCGACCGACTCGAAGAGAGGTGGCGTCAGCGGCCGGAAGGCCACCGCTGA
- the leuS gene encoding leucine--tRNA ligase: MTEVAEPAVDIPPFRYTAELAGEIEIRWQDRWAERGTFRAPNPVGPLADPDHPRANAEKLYVLDMFPYPSGAGLHVGHPLGYIGTDCYARYQRMAGRNVLHTMGFDAFGLPAEQYAVQTGKHPRGTTESNITYYRSQLRRLGLGHDDRRSVATIDTEYYRWTQWIFLQVYNSWYDETAARARPVADLIAEFAAGTRSTPDGRDWAELSEVERRRIVDDHRLAYVSQAPVNWCPGLGTVLANEEVTPDGRSDRGNFPVFKRNLKQWMMRITAYGDRLIADLDTLDWPEPIKLQQRNWIGRSTGAHIDFPTGAEPIRVFTTRPDTVFGATYMVLAPEHPLVDRLATEAWPAGTKDAWTGGQASPRAAVDAYRKSAGAKTDIERQAENREKTGVFIGAYATNPVTGAQIPIFIADYVLAGYGTGAIMAVPGQDDRDWEFAEVFELPIVRTVQPAENFDGKAYTGEGPAINSAAPDGPDLNGLFITDAKAKIIEWLEANGHGSGAVTYRLRDWLFSRQRYWGEPFPIVYDEGGNPVALPESMLPVELPEVDDFAPRTFDPEDADSDPETPLSRRKDWVEVELDLGDGPKRYTRETNVMPQWAGSCWYELRYLDPTNSDRFVDPENERYWMGPQSPGDCGGTDLYVGGQEHAVLHLLYARFWHKVLYDLGHVSSFEPYRRLYNQGMIQAYAFKDARGSWVEASEVTERDGDYFFGAEPVRREYGKMGKSRQNVVTPDEMCAAYGADTFRVYEMSMGPLDVSRPWETRAVVGAYRFLQRVWRTIVDEQTGELRVTDAPADEQTRRLLHRIIDGVRGDLDGIRMNTAIAKLIELTNGLTRLEATPREVAEPLLLMLSPFAPHVAEELWQRLGHAESLAYAPFPVADPAMLVADTVTYPVQINGKVRGRVEIAADAAEDDVRAAALAAVADQLGGKEPRKVIVVPGRMVSVVA, encoded by the coding sequence ATGACCGAGGTAGCCGAGCCGGCGGTGGACATTCCGCCGTTCCGGTACACCGCCGAGCTGGCCGGTGAGATCGAGATCCGCTGGCAGGACCGGTGGGCCGAGCGTGGCACCTTCCGGGCGCCCAACCCGGTCGGCCCGCTGGCCGATCCCGATCATCCCCGGGCCAACGCCGAGAAGCTGTACGTGCTGGACATGTTTCCGTACCCGTCGGGGGCGGGGCTGCACGTCGGGCACCCGCTGGGCTACATCGGCACCGACTGCTACGCCCGCTACCAGCGGATGGCCGGCCGTAACGTGCTGCACACGATGGGCTTCGACGCGTTCGGGCTGCCCGCCGAGCAGTACGCGGTGCAGACCGGGAAGCACCCCCGGGGCACCACCGAGTCGAACATCACGTACTACCGCTCGCAGCTGCGCCGGCTGGGGCTGGGGCACGACGACCGGCGCTCGGTGGCGACCATCGACACCGAGTACTACCGCTGGACGCAGTGGATCTTCCTACAGGTCTACAACTCCTGGTACGACGAGACCGCCGCCAGGGCCCGTCCGGTCGCCGACCTGATCGCCGAGTTCGCCGCCGGTACCCGGAGCACCCCGGACGGCCGCGACTGGGCCGAGCTGTCCGAGGTCGAGCGCCGACGGATCGTCGACGACCACCGGCTGGCGTACGTCTCCCAGGCGCCGGTCAACTGGTGCCCCGGGCTGGGCACGGTGCTGGCCAACGAGGAGGTGACCCCGGACGGCCGGTCGGACCGGGGCAACTTCCCGGTCTTCAAGCGCAACCTGAAGCAGTGGATGATGCGGATCACCGCGTACGGTGACCGGCTGATCGCGGATCTGGACACGCTGGACTGGCCGGAGCCGATCAAGCTGCAACAGCGGAACTGGATCGGCCGGTCGACCGGTGCACACATCGACTTCCCGACCGGCGCCGAGCCGATCCGGGTCTTCACCACCCGGCCGGACACCGTCTTCGGGGCCACCTACATGGTGCTGGCGCCGGAGCATCCGCTGGTCGACAGGCTGGCGACGGAGGCGTGGCCGGCCGGGACCAAGGACGCGTGGACCGGGGGACAGGCGTCGCCGCGGGCCGCCGTGGACGCGTACCGGAAGTCGGCCGGCGCCAAGACCGACATCGAGCGGCAGGCGGAGAACCGGGAGAAGACGGGCGTCTTCATCGGGGCGTACGCCACCAATCCGGTCACCGGAGCGCAGATCCCGATCTTCATCGCCGACTACGTGCTGGCCGGTTACGGCACCGGCGCGATCATGGCGGTGCCCGGGCAGGACGACCGGGACTGGGAGTTCGCCGAGGTCTTCGAGCTGCCGATCGTGCGTACCGTGCAGCCGGCGGAGAACTTCGACGGCAAGGCGTACACCGGGGAAGGGCCGGCGATCAACAGTGCGGCGCCGGACGGCCCGGACCTGAACGGGCTGTTCATCACCGACGCCAAGGCGAAGATCATCGAGTGGCTGGAGGCGAACGGGCACGGCTCCGGCGCGGTCACCTACCGGCTGCGGGACTGGCTGTTCAGCCGCCAGCGCTACTGGGGCGAGCCGTTCCCGATCGTCTACGACGAGGGCGGTAACCCGGTCGCGCTGCCCGAGTCGATGCTGCCGGTCGAACTGCCCGAGGTGGACGACTTCGCGCCGCGCACCTTCGACCCGGAGGACGCCGACTCCGACCCGGAGACCCCGCTGTCCCGGCGCAAGGACTGGGTCGAGGTCGAGCTGGACCTGGGCGACGGGCCGAAGCGGTACACCCGGGAGACCAACGTGATGCCGCAGTGGGCCGGCTCCTGCTGGTACGAGCTGCGCTACCTGGACCCGACGAACTCCGACCGGTTCGTCGACCCGGAGAACGAGCGGTACTGGATGGGTCCGCAGTCGCCCGGTGACTGCGGCGGCACCGACCTGTACGTCGGCGGCCAGGAGCACGCCGTACTGCACCTGCTGTACGCCCGGTTCTGGCACAAGGTGCTGTACGACCTGGGCCACGTCTCGTCCTTCGAGCCGTACCGCCGGCTGTACAACCAGGGCATGATCCAGGCGTACGCCTTCAAGGACGCCCGGGGCAGTTGGGTCGAGGCGTCCGAGGTGACCGAGCGGGACGGCGACTACTTCTTCGGCGCCGAACCGGTCCGCCGCGAGTACGGCAAGATGGGCAAGTCCCGGCAGAACGTGGTGACCCCGGACGAGATGTGCGCGGCGTACGGCGCCGACACCTTCCGGGTCTACGAGATGTCGATGGGACCGCTGGACGTCTCCCGGCCCTGGGAGACCCGGGCGGTGGTCGGGGCGTACCGGTTCCTGCAACGGGTCTGGCGGACGATCGTCGACGAGCAGACCGGCGAGCTGCGGGTGACGGACGCTCCGGCCGACGAGCAGACCCGGCGGCTGCTGCACCGGATCATCGACGGGGTCCGGGGCGACCTGGACGGCATCCGGATGAACACCGCGATCGCCAAACTGATCGAGCTGACCAACGGGCTGACCCGGCTGGAGGCGACACCCCGCGAGGTGGCTGAGCCGCTGCTGCTGATGCTGTCGCCGTTCGCCCCGCACGTCGCCGAGGAGCTGTGGCAGCGGCTGGGGCATGCCGAGTCGCTGGCGTACGCGCCGTTCCCGGTGGCCGATCCGGCGATGCTGGTGGCGGACACGGTGACGTACCCGGTGCAGATCAACGGCAAGGTCCGGGGCCGGGTCGAGATCGCGGCGGACGCGGCCGAGGACGACGTACGCGCCGCCGCCCTGGCGGCGGTCGCCGACCAGCTGGGCGGCAAGGAGCCGCGCAAGGTGATCGTGGTGCCGGGCCGGATGGTCAGCGTCGTCGCCTGA
- a CDS encoding AAA family ATPase — translation MTQQTWDELGGALPNEQFRSASDAIVANIEEVIEGKTATVRLALAVLLAEGHLLIEDVPGVGKTKLAKALARSIDCSVRRIQFTPDLLPSDVTGVSVYNQETHDFEFKPGAVFANLVVGDEINRASPKTQSALLECMEERQVTVDGVTYELQTPFMVIATQNPIEMEGTYPLPEAQRDRFTARIAMGYPDSGAELAMLDAHGGRDPIHELRPVSDAATVRRLIATVRDVHVADAVKQYAVDLVTATREAPDLRLGASPRATLQLLRTARAVAALEGRDYVLPDDLQALAVPVLAHRVISTADAQLARRTTDAIVSDLVHRLALPHERQRSPYDTRPPGSGDGTGRSQYEPRGR, via the coding sequence GTGACTCAACAAACCTGGGACGAACTGGGCGGCGCACTGCCGAATGAACAGTTCCGTTCCGCCAGCGACGCCATCGTGGCCAACATCGAAGAGGTCATCGAGGGCAAGACCGCCACGGTCCGACTCGCACTCGCCGTCCTGCTCGCCGAGGGCCATCTCCTGATCGAAGACGTTCCCGGTGTCGGCAAGACCAAACTCGCCAAGGCACTCGCCCGGTCGATCGACTGCTCGGTCCGGCGCATCCAGTTCACCCCCGACCTGCTGCCCAGCGACGTCACCGGGGTCAGCGTCTACAACCAGGAGACGCACGACTTCGAGTTCAAGCCGGGCGCGGTCTTCGCCAACCTGGTCGTCGGCGACGAGATCAACCGGGCCTCGCCGAAGACCCAGTCGGCCCTGCTGGAGTGCATGGAGGAGCGGCAGGTCACCGTCGACGGCGTCACCTACGAACTACAGACGCCGTTCATGGTCATCGCCACCCAGAACCCCATCGAGATGGAGGGCACCTACCCGCTGCCCGAGGCACAGCGCGACCGGTTCACCGCCCGGATCGCGATGGGCTATCCGGACTCCGGCGCCGAGCTGGCCATGCTCGACGCGCACGGGGGCCGGGACCCGATCCACGAGCTGCGTCCGGTCTCCGACGCCGCCACCGTACGGAGACTGATCGCCACGGTCCGCGACGTACACGTCGCCGACGCGGTCAAGCAGTACGCCGTCGACCTGGTCACCGCGACCCGGGAGGCACCCGACCTGCGGCTCGGCGCCTCGCCCCGGGCCACCCTGCAGTTGCTGCGCACCGCCCGGGCGGTCGCCGCGCTGGAGGGTCGGGACTACGTACTGCCCGACGACCTGCAGGCGCTCGCCGTACCGGTGCTCGCCCACCGGGTCATCTCCACGGCCGACGCCCAGCTCGCCCGCCGGACCACCGACGCGATCGTGTCGGACCTGGTGCACCGGCTGGCGTTGCCACACGAACGGCAACGCTCGCCCTACGACACCCGGCCACCCGGTTCCGGCGACGGCACCGGGCGATCGCAGTACGAGCCCCGGGGGCGATGA